One genomic region from Candidatus Nitrosopumilus koreensis AR1 encodes:
- a CDS encoding universal stress protein: MVIKTKKILVPLDGSKNSLRGLDMAIHIARQSQGVIVALTIKSVPGIYAIHPLGFLDFNSSKEMKKILDSAKLRAAKKGIKLIPKALSGDPGYDVARFANNKKNGIDLVVIGARGRSSAKELFLGSVSNYVLHKSKKPVLVVK, translated from the coding sequence ATGGTAATTAAGACAAAAAAGATTTTGGTACCGCTGGATGGTTCAAAGAACTCTCTGCGTGGCTTGGACATGGCTATCCACATAGCTAGACAATCTCAAGGAGTAATTGTTGCCTTGACTATAAAGTCTGTACCTGGAATTTACGCTATTCATCCATTAGGATTCTTAGATTTTAATTCTTCAAAAGAAATGAAAAAAATTCTTGACAGTGCAAAATTAAGAGCTGCAAAAAAGGGAATTAAATTAATTCCAAAAGCCCTATCTGGAGATCCAGGATATGATGTTGCACGATTTGCAAATAACAAGAAAAACGGAATTGATTTGGTTGTAATTGGTGCTCGTGGAAGAAGTTCTGCAAAAGAGCTTTTCTTAGGAAGCGTTTCAAACTACGTATTGCACAAGTCAAAAAAACCAGTACTTGTTGTGAAATGA
- a CDS encoding sulfide-dependent adenosine diphosphate thiazole synthase: MQEATVAEKSSKIFTDVREVEITQAIANEFHEVLIDRSESDVIIIGAGPAGLTASRELSNLGFKVLVIEQNNYLGGGYWLGGYMMNPVTVREPAQKIWDELGVPYKKVKDGLYLTPGPHAVSKLIAGACDAGVKFLQLTKFDDLVLKNGRVAGIVVNWMPVSALPRNITCVDPVAFEAKVIIDASGHDSVAVKRLVDRGLAEWKGMQPMFVNDGEEHVVHKTGEVYPGLIAAGMSVTETHGLARMGPTFGSMLYSGKRAAEIAAEKIKELER; the protein is encoded by the coding sequence ATGCAAGAAGCAACTGTAGCAGAAAAGTCATCAAAAATATTTACCGATGTTCGTGAAGTTGAAATTACACAAGCTATAGCAAATGAATTCCACGAGGTCTTAATTGACAGATCAGAATCAGATGTAATAATTATCGGTGCAGGCCCTGCAGGACTTACTGCAAGCAGAGAGCTTTCAAACTTGGGATTCAAAGTTTTAGTTATTGAACAAAACAACTACCTGGGCGGAGGGTATTGGTTAGGAGGATATATGATGAATCCAGTTACCGTAAGAGAACCTGCACAAAAAATTTGGGACGAGTTAGGAGTGCCATACAAAAAAGTAAAAGACGGATTGTATTTGACACCTGGTCCACACGCAGTATCAAAATTAATTGCAGGAGCTTGTGATGCAGGAGTGAAATTTTTACAATTAACAAAATTTGACGACTTGGTTCTAAAAAACGGAAGAGTTGCAGGAATTGTTGTTAACTGGATGCCAGTATCAGCATTACCACGTAACATTACATGTGTGGACCCAGTTGCATTTGAAGCCAAAGTAATCATTGACGCATCAGGTCATGATTCTGTTGCAGTGAAAAGACTAGTTGATAGAGGTTTAGCTGAATGGAAAGGAATGCAACCAATGTTTGTAAACGACGGAGAAGAGCATGTTGTTCACAAGACAGGAGAAGTATATCCAGGACTTATTGCAGCAGGAATGTCAGTCACAGAAACTCATGGTTTGGCAAGAATGGGCCCTACATTTGGTTCAATGTTGTATTCTGGAAAAAGAGCAGCTGAAATTGCAGCTGAGAAAATCAAAGAGTTAGAAAGATAA
- a CDS encoding sulfurtransferase: MTKSYNITTDVDSLRSEIRDKSVRVIDVRREDDYKKDHISTAVNLPLANLLSDDSPERVLKLVNSMGIDDETRVVVYDDTFGALASRVAWTLEYLGHSDVSLLETTYSHWKSLGLENDSQTPEVHNKEHSLNLQPDILATSDYLDSAKQRDDVILIDNRERLNFLEQHIPGAISLPYRTLASNDKILRSKEDMKRLLDNRGITGDSEIITYCGSVGTLSGLAYYALKTAGLPNAKLYVRSFKEWKNLQKPTEKQEDANYWDLSAE, translated from the coding sequence TTGACAAAGTCGTATAACATAACAACAGATGTAGACTCTTTACGTTCAGAAATCAGAGACAAAAGCGTTCGAGTAATTGATGTAAGACGTGAAGATGATTACAAAAAAGATCATATCTCTACTGCTGTCAACTTGCCTTTGGCAAATCTTTTGTCTGATGATTCACCTGAACGTGTTTTAAAATTAGTAAATTCAATGGGAATTGATGATGAGACTCGTGTTGTTGTTTATGATGATACTTTTGGTGCATTGGCATCTAGAGTTGCATGGACCTTAGAATATCTTGGACATTCAGACGTGAGTTTGCTTGAAACAACTTACAGTCATTGGAAATCTCTTGGACTTGAAAACGACTCTCAAACCCCTGAAGTGCATAACAAGGAACACTCTTTGAACTTGCAGCCTGATATTTTGGCCACATCTGACTATTTGGACTCTGCAAAACAAAGAGATGATGTGATTCTAATTGATAATAGGGAAAGACTCAATTTCCTTGAACAACATATTCCTGGTGCAATTAGCCTTCCATACAGAACTCTTGCATCAAATGATAAAATTTTACGCTCAAAAGAAGACATGAAACGTTTACTTGATAATCGTGGTATAACTGGTGATTCTGAAATTATTACATATTGTGGAAGTGTGGGTACTCTATCTGGATTGGCATATTATGCATTAAAAACTGCAGGATTGCCTAATGCCAAATTATATGTTCGTTCTTTTAAAGAATGGAAAAACCTTCAGAAACCTACTGAAAAACAAGAAGATGCAAATTATTGGGATTTATCTGCTGAATAA
- a CDS encoding nitrite/sulfite reductase, protein MTVSDLKQSAPDSSQPKINWARIEEADNFAKTVKLFRQGKYDEDSFRRFRLQHGAYGTRMTGDYAMVRIKLPAGEIYPHQFEKISQLSEQYSIGSAHFSTRENIQLHWVILEDVSEIFRGLAEVGLTSREACGNSVRNVMCSPMAGVCNDEEFDSTPYALATAKFFLRNPMAQNLPRKFKFNFTCCEKHGMVRMVDVGLIPQIKEIDGTPQKGFKIFLGGGLGNRSFVGHQLEDFTPEEELLYTSIAVLRIFDRLGDRKNLARNRMRYLVNDMGWEKFQNLVLKERAVVKATQSIVTQLDLDNTPDAIKRPIRISDESGSGTPDGYARWLKTNTEKQKQSDYRTVFITLEAGDITSNQLRSLAEIIRDFSSEGKARAGFVQNVALRYVHEDDLPRLYSKLLEVGLAKSGALTMTSPIGCSGTTSCNLALTNSHRLAKEIQRKFLELKLDEDDDLRDSSIKISGCPNSCGQHGIATIGFFGGGARVGKDMYANYQMSLGGRSDGDTMLGQICHRIPAKRVIPVILKIIELFKENKKPDDTLKSWIHRVVNNSEDSEIKSVADIKKVIDPLTIPPTKEEDPDFYLDYGSDTSYHTKTGKGECAA, encoded by the coding sequence TTGACAGTATCTGATCTTAAACAATCTGCACCTGATTCATCTCAACCTAAAATTAATTGGGCAAGAATCGAAGAGGCAGATAATTTTGCAAAAACTGTAAAACTATTCCGTCAAGGAAAATATGATGAAGATAGTTTCAGACGATTTAGACTTCAACATGGTGCCTATGGCACTCGTATGACTGGGGATTATGCAATGGTTAGAATTAAACTCCCTGCAGGCGAGATCTACCCTCACCAATTTGAAAAAATATCTCAGCTTAGTGAGCAATATTCTATTGGCAGCGCCCACTTTTCAACAAGAGAGAACATTCAACTACATTGGGTGATCCTTGAGGATGTCTCAGAAATTTTCAGAGGGTTAGCCGAAGTTGGATTGACTTCAAGAGAAGCATGCGGAAATAGTGTCAGAAATGTAATGTGTAGTCCAATGGCTGGTGTGTGTAATGATGAAGAATTTGATTCTACACCTTACGCACTTGCTACTGCAAAATTCTTTTTAAGAAATCCAATGGCTCAGAACCTTCCTCGTAAATTCAAATTCAATTTCACCTGTTGTGAGAAGCATGGGATGGTAAGAATGGTTGATGTTGGATTAATTCCTCAAATAAAAGAAATAGATGGAACTCCTCAAAAAGGTTTCAAAATATTTCTTGGTGGTGGGTTAGGAAACAGATCATTTGTTGGACATCAATTAGAAGATTTTACTCCTGAAGAAGAATTGCTTTACACATCAATTGCTGTATTGAGAATATTTGATAGGTTAGGTGATAGAAAAAATCTTGCCAGAAACAGAATGCGTTACCTTGTAAATGATATGGGTTGGGAAAAATTCCAAAACCTTGTACTAAAAGAAAGAGCTGTTGTAAAAGCTACTCAATCTATAGTTACACAACTTGATCTAGATAACACTCCTGATGCAATTAAACGACCAATTAGAATTAGTGATGAGAGTGGTAGTGGAACTCCTGATGGTTATGCCAGATGGCTGAAAACAAACACTGAAAAACAAAAACAATCTGATTATCGTACTGTATTTATCACTCTTGAGGCAGGAGATATCACTTCAAACCAACTAAGATCTTTGGCTGAAATTATTCGTGACTTTTCTTCAGAGGGTAAGGCTCGTGCGGGTTTTGTACAAAATGTTGCATTACGTTACGTGCATGAAGATGATTTACCACGTTTGTATTCTAAACTTCTTGAAGTTGGATTAGCAAAATCAGGCGCTCTTACCATGACTTCTCCTATTGGATGTTCTGGTACAACTTCTTGTAATCTTGCACTAACAAATTCACATAGACTGGCAAAAGAAATTCAAAGAAAATTCTTGGAATTAAAACTTGATGAAGATGATGATCTTCGTGATTCATCTATCAAAATAAGTGGGTGTCCAAACTCTTGTGGTCAACATGGTATTGCAACAATTGGATTCTTTGGAGGTGGTGCACGTGTTGGAAAAGATATGTATGCAAACTATCAGATGTCTTTAGGTGGACGTTCTGATGGTGACACAATGTTGGGACAAATTTGTCACAGAATTCCTGCAAAAAGAGTAATCCCTGTAATTTTAAAGATTATTGAACTGTTTAAGGAAAACAAAAAACCTGATGACACTCTGAAATCTTGGATTCATAGAGTTGTAAATAACAGTGAAGATTCTGAAATCAAATCTGTTGCTGATATTAAAAAAGTAATTGATCCATTAACAATTCCTCCAACAAAAGAAGAGGATCCTGATTTCTATCTTGATTATGGCAGCGATACTAGTTATCATACTAAAACTGGAAAGGGTGAATGTGCTGCTTGA
- a CDS encoding collagen-like protein, translating to MASQSKLEIQGQAPFKQSGVYEVQIAIVGSRPSDEQIKSKQFTSLWRGNFHLRVKDGFFSETIGSAENPIPSSVLELDTIWIIVTDLFSSLHSVFDVPLSKPKSQSTQTFTETKDSTEIKTSSETPKQKRVTTTTAGTSGPTGPSGDKGPTGPQGPPGDKGPQGPPGQMGPPGDKGPEGPQGPPGDKGPTGDRGSSGDKGITGDKGLTGDKGITGDKGDKGDKGVPGPPGEKGDKGPTGPIGDKGPTGLKGPIGDKGEKGPTGLPGDKGLTGLRGSPGDKGDKGPQGPPGDKGLTGPIGTPGEKGPTGQVGVQGEKGIQGKPGPIGEKGPLGPQGEKGPLGPPGPLGDKGLWSCLSCCGFSLWSCFLSCSFLLAAFLFGAAFLVAAFLFGAAFRLAAMSNRHFHCFSVVKLKKFTQIDYNLSSIFFKNDP from the coding sequence GTGGCATCTCAGTCTAAATTAGAAATCCAAGGTCAGGCACCATTTAAACAGTCGGGTGTATATGAGGTTCAAATTGCAATTGTTGGAAGTAGACCTTCTGATGAACAGATTAAATCAAAACAATTTACTTCTCTATGGCGTGGTAATTTCCATCTTAGGGTAAAAGATGGATTCTTTTCTGAAACTATTGGTTCTGCTGAAAACCCAATTCCATCTTCTGTGTTAGAGCTAGATACAATTTGGATAATTGTGACTGATTTGTTTTCATCATTGCATTCTGTCTTTGATGTTCCATTATCAAAACCAAAATCTCAATCTACTCAAACATTTACTGAAACTAAAGATTCTACTGAAATCAAAACAAGTTCTGAAACTCCTAAACAAAAACGTGTGACTACAACAACTGCTGGAACTTCAGGACCTACAGGTCCTTCCGGTGACAAAGGCCCTACTGGTCCACAAGGTCCACCCGGTGACAAAGGTCCACAAGGTCCTCCAGGACAAATGGGTCCACCCGGTGACAAAGGCCCTGAAGGTCCACAAGGTCCACCCGGTGACAAAGGCCCAACAGGAGATCGTGGTTCTTCTGGTGACAAAGGAATTACTGGTGATAAAGGACTAACTGGTGACAAAGGAATTACTGGTGATAAAGGTGATAAAGGTGACAAAGGAGTACCTGGTCCTCCTGGAGAAAAAGGTGACAAAGGACCAACAGGTCCGATTGGTGACAAAGGCCCAACAGGACTAAAAGGTCCGATTGGTGACAAAGGAGAAAAAGGCCCAACAGGTCTCCCAGGTGACAAAGGATTAACTGGATTAAGAGGGTCTCCTGGAGATAAAGGTGACAAAGGTCCACAAGGTCCACCCGGTGACAAAGGATTAACTGGTCCCATTGGTACTCCTGGAGAAAAAGGTCCAACAGGACAAGTAGGTGTTCAAGGAGAAAAAGGAATTCAAGGTAAACCTGGTCCTATTGGAGAAAAAGGTCCATTAGGTCCACAAGGAGAAAAAGGTCCATTAGGTCCACCTGGTCCACTTGGCGACAAAGGACTTTGGAGCTGCCTTTCTTGTTGCGGCTTTTCTCTTTGGAGCTGCTTTCTTAGCTGCAGTTTTCTTTTAGCTGCCTTTCTCTTTGGAGCTGCCTTTCTTGTTGCGGCTTTTCTCTTTGGAGCGGCTTTTCGTTTAGCTGCCATGTCGAATCGACATTTTCATTGTTTTTCAGTGGTTAAACTAAAGAAATTTACACAAATTGATTACAATTTATCAAGCATTTTTTTTAAAAATGATCCTTGA
- a CDS encoding malate dehydrogenase yields MILLISIVGSGRVGSSIGFLCVSNGLDDVLFVNKTKEKAIGEALDIANAIPANSKISIRGTDDYSELVGSDIVVITASVDIYLKDRTENIGLQVKMVKDIAEKIKEYCPSAIVLMVSNPLDVLTYFFQKQSGFSRFKVIGIASSLDTSRFRYYISETLSVPQSSISNALVLGEHGDSMVPIFSGVSVGGNPLFSLIDSRDTITENVRNYWKTLRNFKSRSQFGIAKNTFDVIDAIVKKKEIVIPASIVLEGEYGEYNIAMGVPVKIDQNGVSEIQKIKLDDTEASSLKKII; encoded by the coding sequence GTGATATTGTTGATTTCAATTGTCGGTAGCGGTAGAGTTGGCTCGTCAATTGGATTTCTTTGTGTTTCTAATGGATTAGATGATGTGTTATTTGTAAATAAAACAAAAGAAAAAGCTATTGGTGAGGCATTAGATATTGCAAATGCAATACCTGCCAACTCCAAAATTTCTATACGTGGCACAGATGATTATTCTGAATTAGTAGGATCTGATATTGTTGTGATTACTGCAAGTGTTGATATTTACCTCAAAGATCGAACTGAAAATATTGGTTTACAGGTTAAAATGGTAAAAGATATTGCAGAAAAAATTAAAGAATATTGTCCTTCTGCAATTGTTTTGATGGTTTCAAACCCTCTTGATGTTTTAACTTATTTTTTTCAAAAACAAAGTGGTTTTTCTAGATTCAAAGTAATTGGTATTGCCTCTAGTCTTGATACTAGTAGATTTCGTTATTATATTTCTGAAACATTGTCTGTTCCTCAATCATCAATTTCTAATGCACTTGTTTTAGGAGAACATGGCGATTCTATGGTTCCAATTTTTTCAGGAGTGTCTGTTGGTGGAAATCCTCTTTTTTCATTGATTGATAGTAGGGACACAATAACTGAAAATGTTCGAAATTATTGGAAAACATTACGTAATTTCAAGAGTAGATCTCAATTTGGTATTGCAAAAAATACATTTGATGTAATAGATGCAATCGTAAAGAAAAAAGAGATTGTGATTCCTGCATCTATAGTTCTTGAGGGTGAGTATGGCGAATACAACATTGCCATGGGTGTGCCTGTAAAGATTGATCAAAATGGTGTATCTGAAATACAAAAAATAAAACTTGATGACACTGAAGCATCCTCTCTAAAAAAAATCATCTGA
- a CDS encoding DUF6775 family putative metallopeptidase produces MKTRKIIIYDEPTVPEIQINQIEKFLRQTFQTDIETRPNFFKNADKEIFEKIATTKVFELKKPFSRHTPTELEIQTERENTDNSQNEEKILYDGFELQKIISDSIPINEKIQDTLHIIFTNKLTCTFDEDDFRYHARALIGANPTIISTTGIIEAPAKPKKYYLDLMTNFTKEEMVKIKEKYKGEFLEYNDPRLSEIVEGYLLQAIMYYETGDAFCDNKECRLYNSHWQKDLIHSQLKNKKLCNKHEEKKTTATNMKKVSKK; encoded by the coding sequence TTGAAAACAAGAAAAATTATCATTTATGATGAACCCACAGTTCCAGAAATTCAAATTAACCAAATTGAAAAATTTCTCAGACAAACATTTCAGACAGATATAGAAACTAGACCGAATTTTTTTAAAAACGCAGATAAGGAGATTTTTGAAAAAATTGCAACGACGAAGGTTTTTGAATTAAAAAAACCATTTTCAAGACATACACCTACAGAATTAGAAATACAAACAGAAAGGGAAAACACAGATAATTCACAAAATGAAGAAAAAATTCTTTATGATGGATTTGAATTACAAAAAATAATATCAGATTCTATACCAATAAATGAAAAGATTCAAGACACACTACACATAATTTTTACAAATAAACTAACATGTACATTTGACGAAGATGACTTTAGATATCATGCAAGAGCGTTGATTGGTGCAAATCCTACAATAATATCAACTACAGGAATAATAGAAGCGCCTGCAAAACCAAAGAAGTACTATCTTGATTTGATGACCAATTTTACAAAAGAGGAAATGGTAAAAATTAAAGAAAAATACAAAGGAGAATTTCTAGAATACAACGATCCAAGATTGTCAGAAATTGTAGAAGGATATCTTTTACAGGCCATTATGTACTATGAAACAGGAGATGCGTTTTGCGATAACAAAGAATGCAGATTATACAATTCACATTGGCAAAAAGATCTCATTCATTCTCAATTAAAAAACAAAAAACTCTGCAACAAACATGAAGAAAAAAAAACTACTGCAACAAACATGAAGAAAGTCTCAAAAAAATAA
- a CDS encoding universal stress protein, whose product MLIPFDLSTQSTRAFKVAVDIAKKYDSKLTLLTCLEGDAWHHKFYDARADSELIKKQKSVSQKHLEKLKVIADKNNVSIKSNILTSKSVVNDIVNFAKSRKYDLIVIGSHGRTGFDKALLGSVANGVSQKARCPVLIVK is encoded by the coding sequence ATTTTAATTCCATTTGATTTGTCAACACAATCTACTAGGGCTTTTAAAGTCGCAGTAGATATTGCAAAAAAATATGACTCAAAACTTACTCTTTTGACTTGTCTTGAAGGGGATGCTTGGCATCATAAATTCTATGATGCAAGAGCTGATTCTGAACTAATTAAAAAACAAAAATCAGTCTCACAAAAACACCTTGAAAAATTAAAAGTAATTGCAGATAAAAACAATGTTTCTATAAAATCTAATATTTTAACATCAAAATCAGTTGTTAATGATATTGTAAACTTTGCAAAATCTAGAAAGTATGATCTAATTGTAATTGGCTCTCATGGTAGAACTGGTTTTGATAAAGCTCTTTTAGGTAGTGTTGCAAACGGTGTATCTCAAAAAGCAAGATGCCCTGTTCTTATAGTAAAATAA
- a CDS encoding universal stress protein: protein MTKSISNFKTILVPLDGSKYSEKALQRACELVDAFDSKIILVYVVEKSIPINLLDRKEYLTIVRKFGKKTLERATKTLSKKGITAKPLLKEGNIVSEIEKIVKNEKCDLIVVGNKGLGALTRFLLGSVSNKLAQHSPCSLLIVK from the coding sequence ATGACAAAAAGCATTTCTAACTTTAAAACAATTCTTGTACCATTAGATGGTTCAAAATATTCTGAGAAGGCACTACAACGTGCATGTGAATTAGTTGATGCATTTGATTCTAAGATAATTTTGGTTTATGTTGTTGAAAAATCAATTCCTATCAATCTTTTGGATCGTAAAGAATACTTGACCATTGTTAGAAAATTTGGAAAAAAAACTCTTGAACGTGCAACTAAAACACTTTCAAAAAAAGGAATAACTGCAAAACCTCTTCTAAAAGAAGGAAATATTGTTTCTGAAATTGAAAAAATTGTAAAAAACGAAAAATGTGATTTAATTGTAGTTGGCAACAAAGGTCTTGGTGCCCTCACAAGATTTCTTCTTGGTAGCGTTTCAAACAAACTTGCTCAACACTCTCCTTGTTCTTTGTTAATTGTAAAATAG
- a CDS encoding HPF/RaiA family ribosome-associated protein, with protein sequence MAQKIPLYIVGLAKDEPANELLMSKFGGALEKVQQVLPDIIEAKITVKSQNPEGSRTHYDVTAIVKTSKNQLVYTESDWDILKICDQLIKKLEREMPKHDDKRQRDSIRKREV encoded by the coding sequence ATGGCTCAAAAAATTCCTTTGTATATAGTTGGATTGGCAAAAGATGAACCTGCAAATGAGCTTTTGATGTCTAAATTTGGTGGAGCCCTGGAGAAAGTTCAACAGGTGTTGCCTGATATTATTGAGGCTAAAATAACAGTAAAATCTCAAAACCCTGAAGGTTCTAGAACTCATTATGATGTTACCGCAATAGTGAAAACATCAAAAAACCAATTAGTCTATACCGAATCTGATTGGGATATACTCAAAATATGTGATCAATTAATCAAAAAATTGGAAAGAGAAATGCCAAAACATGATGATAAACGTCAAAGAGATAGTATTCGTAAGAGAGAGGTTTAG
- a CDS encoding CBS domain-containing protein: MDVKNSKLTKLLTKPITVGPNSTLVKVRDTLLKNKVKRVVVIDKKNPIAVITEKDIAKKIYELGNNPIKSVQAKSFKPKKLFTLTRENSVKECATMMKKHRISVVIILNEDKTLGGIITKTDLVKIFLTKGSESLKVSQIMKKNLVTAAPSDPILHVESLLLRYGISRIIIKRNQKPVGIITFRDFVPAKIPQWIAESADPKEVQEYKFKKGLTEGHVNQMSYLFPFHATDIMTTNPITINHDKEIKDAITLMIKHNVSGLPVVKNSKLVGIITKSDIVSVLAS, from the coding sequence GTGGATGTCAAAAATTCAAAATTAACAAAATTATTAACAAAACCAATTACTGTAGGGCCAAATTCAACTTTGGTAAAAGTCAGAGACACGTTACTAAAAAACAAAGTCAAAAGAGTAGTTGTAATTGATAAAAAAAATCCAATAGCAGTAATTACCGAAAAAGATATCGCAAAGAAAATTTACGAGTTAGGCAACAATCCAATAAAATCAGTCCAAGCAAAAAGTTTCAAACCAAAAAAATTATTCACACTTACTAGAGAAAATTCAGTTAAAGAATGTGCAACAATGATGAAAAAACATAGAATCAGTGTTGTGATTATTCTAAATGAAGATAAAACACTAGGGGGAATAATAACGAAGACAGATCTGGTCAAGATATTCTTAACGAAAGGTTCTGAATCGCTTAAAGTGTCTCAAATAATGAAAAAAAACTTAGTCACTGCAGCTCCAAGTGACCCCATACTACATGTTGAAAGTTTGTTGCTAAGATATGGAATATCCAGAATAATAATCAAGAGAAATCAAAAACCAGTAGGGATTATTACGTTTAGAGATTTTGTTCCTGCAAAAATTCCTCAATGGATTGCAGAATCAGCGGACCCAAAAGAAGTACAAGAATACAAATTCAAAAAAGGACTTACAGAAGGACATGTAAATCAAATGAGTTATCTATTTCCATTTCACGCTACAGACATCATGACAACAAACCCCATCACAATTAATCACGACAAAGAAATCAAAGACGCAATAACACTCATGATTAAACACAATGTTAGCGGATTACCAGTTGTAAAAAATTCAAAATTAGTAGGAATTATTACAAAATCAGATATTGTAAGTGTTCTAGCAAGTTAA
- a CDS encoding tetratricopeptide repeat protein — protein MKKPFGKKSKEKEEEFKIEEKTEETSLVDIDYNRKKLFKKGVNLMADEKLEEAIVAFEQALRIDPDNVETLLKLGYARFHLDDHNEALKVYDKILDIDVTNPEAWNLKGLVHYEQKNYSKALDSVEKAIETDPTYGMAWYNKACFLSLLNQVPESLEALKRSIEIDVKNARKSIRDKDFVNVRIEEGFKRIQEVVVLESIRQGYHTLGSIVWTTFLDKADAEGALRKLLEKGLIVQNEKRDGLSKIPVYDLAPNVAEKMGKEKKGLFGITRKRLPKPVKNLKELSQAIQDAKEAIEEENAEKAIEIFDEFVDPKKSGEPMIENFFDEHREIRLWKIRLKDRGDDYIAENKEKMLTLFDNVEVTITKKLRNEIS, from the coding sequence GTGAAAAAACCGTTTGGGAAAAAATCAAAGGAAAAAGAAGAAGAATTCAAGATAGAAGAAAAAACAGAAGAGACATCACTAGTTGATATCGACTATAATCGCAAGAAATTATTTAAAAAAGGAGTTAATTTGATGGCAGATGAAAAACTCGAAGAAGCCATCGTAGCCTTTGAACAAGCTTTGAGAATAGATCCAGACAATGTAGAGACATTATTGAAATTAGGATATGCAAGATTTCATCTTGATGATCATAACGAAGCATTGAAAGTTTATGATAAAATTCTAGATATCGATGTTACAAATCCCGAAGCATGGAATCTTAAAGGATTAGTACATTATGAACAAAAAAATTATTCTAAAGCTCTGGATTCAGTTGAGAAAGCAATTGAAACAGACCCAACATACGGAATGGCTTGGTATAACAAAGCATGTTTTCTATCATTACTCAATCAGGTTCCAGAATCACTAGAAGCATTGAAACGTTCAATCGAAATTGATGTAAAGAATGCAAGAAAATCAATCAGAGATAAAGATTTTGTTAATGTCAGAATTGAAGAAGGATTCAAAAGAATTCAAGAAGTTGTAGTTTTAGAGTCAATAAGACAAGGATACCACACACTGGGTTCAATTGTATGGACAACATTTCTAGATAAAGCTGATGCAGAAGGTGCATTGAGAAAATTATTAGAAAAGGGATTGATTGTTCAAAATGAAAAAAGAGACGGTCTAAGTAAAATTCCTGTTTATGATCTTGCTCCAAATGTTGCAGAAAAAATGGGTAAAGAAAAGAAGGGATTGTTTGGAATCACACGAAAGAGATTGCCAAAACCAGTGAAAAATCTTAAAGAACTAAGTCAAGCAATCCAAGATGCAAAAGAAGCAATTGAAGAAGAAAATGCAGAAAAAGCAATTGAAATATTTGATGAGTTTGTTGATCCTAAAAAATCAGGAGAGCCTATGATTGAAAACTTCTTTGATGAACACAGAGAAATAAGATTATGGAAAATCAGATTAAAAGATAGAGGGGACGACTATATTGCTGAAAACAAAGAAAAAATGTTGACGTTATTTGATAATGTAGAAGTTACAATTACAAAAAAACTTAGAAACGAAATTTCTTAA